The following proteins are encoded in a genomic region of Pseudoxanthomonas suwonensis 11-1:
- a CDS encoding MAPEG family protein, which produces MAVGIEIHYLGWSVVLGVAQLLLAGMLVTRQRGVEWNTGPRDADPGPLPPRAGRADRAFRNFMETFPFFAAAVLAVVATGQADAWTSLGVQLYFWARVVYVPLYLYGVRYLRSLAWGVSMAGLLLVLLPLLR; this is translated from the coding sequence GTGGCCGTGGGCATCGAGATCCATTATCTGGGCTGGTCGGTGGTGCTGGGCGTGGCGCAGTTGCTGCTGGCCGGCATGCTGGTGACCCGCCAGCGCGGGGTCGAATGGAATACCGGGCCGCGCGATGCCGATCCGGGTCCGCTCCCGCCCAGGGCCGGGCGCGCCGACCGCGCGTTCCGCAACTTCATGGAGACCTTCCCGTTCTTCGCCGCCGCGGTGCTGGCGGTGGTCGCCACCGGCCAGGCCGATGCCTGGACCTCGCTCGGGGTGCAGCTCTATTTCTGGGCGCGCGTGGTGTACGTGCCGCTGTACCTGTACGGCGTGCGCTACCTGCGTTCGCTGGCATGGGGCGTCTCGATGGCCGGCCTGCTGCTGGTGCTGCTGCCGCTGTTGCGCTGA
- a CDS encoding FUSC family protein — protein MSNARLPPVPEPPSPGPQGLLREIRHVRPLPPGRLGFSLRAALAMGIPVLAGWLAGDTAAGMMATIGGFTALYCGDRPYAARAIALAAVALGFAVAVMFGLWLQPHAWAILPALALMAMFATWLCNAMRIGPAGAYLFVLACAASTAIPADHLPPWQAGLLVLGGGMGAWLLHTVGILLHPRKPERRAVLAAARAVAAAISADANGHPRARRRAAQALYDSWQMLVGFQPIPARPNGELARLRGINRELHQTFAASHDPDLPAERRAQLLRHAIQLGEEVQQEAIRRPRTLPAGTVPHGYPRSWTLLREGLAPGSNPRRQLLRIGIACLAAGLVAGALELERAYWAVAAALLMLHQGLTWPRTLQRSLERTLGTLAGLALAGAILWLHPTGPWLALAVMALQFTIEMVVVRNYALAVVFITSAALTIASGGQAVDDIPGMLLARGVDTVIGCACALLAFRLLPPRANARTVASEIGQCLLAIRRVCPHLERGEVTTPQARIDRRDLQHRSFLLEQALDQALDGSAEERRSASEHWPAVAACQRLVYRVLAACWDLEREAEAEAPAPDASTLPQAPADDPGSMAAAVEALSSLSRAWIHGEPPPRLPHALPPLFAGDLGDLHRFLRQKLRAS, from the coding sequence ATGTCGAACGCGCGCCTGCCCCCGGTCCCGGAGCCTCCTTCCCCCGGGCCGCAAGGCCTGCTGCGCGAGATCCGCCACGTGCGCCCGCTGCCGCCTGGCCGGCTCGGTTTCTCGCTGCGCGCCGCCCTGGCCATGGGCATCCCGGTCCTCGCCGGCTGGCTGGCCGGGGATACCGCGGCCGGCATGATGGCCACCATCGGTGGCTTCACCGCCCTGTATTGCGGCGACCGCCCCTATGCCGCCCGCGCCATCGCCCTGGCGGCGGTCGCGCTGGGCTTCGCTGTGGCGGTGATGTTCGGGCTGTGGTTGCAGCCGCATGCCTGGGCCATCCTGCCGGCACTGGCCCTGATGGCGATGTTCGCGACCTGGCTGTGCAACGCCATGCGCATCGGCCCGGCCGGCGCCTACCTGTTCGTGCTCGCCTGTGCCGCCAGCACCGCGATCCCGGCCGACCACCTGCCGCCCTGGCAGGCCGGCCTGCTGGTGCTGGGCGGCGGCATGGGCGCCTGGCTGCTGCACACCGTCGGCATCCTGCTGCATCCGCGCAAGCCGGAGCGGCGCGCGGTGCTTGCCGCCGCCCGCGCGGTGGCCGCGGCGATCTCCGCCGACGCCAACGGGCATCCACGCGCCCGCCGGCGTGCGGCCCAGGCCCTCTACGACAGCTGGCAGATGCTGGTGGGCTTCCAGCCGATCCCGGCGCGCCCGAACGGCGAGCTGGCCCGGCTGCGCGGGATCAACCGCGAGCTGCACCAGACCTTCGCGGCCAGCCACGACCCCGACCTGCCGGCCGAACGCCGCGCACAACTCCTGCGCCACGCCATCCAGCTGGGTGAGGAGGTCCAGCAGGAAGCGATCCGGCGTCCGCGCACGCTGCCGGCCGGCACCGTGCCGCACGGTTACCCGCGCTCCTGGACCCTGCTGCGCGAAGGCCTGGCACCCGGCTCCAACCCGCGCCGCCAGCTGCTGCGCATCGGCATCGCCTGCCTCGCCGCCGGCCTGGTCGCCGGCGCCCTGGAACTGGAGCGCGCGTACTGGGCGGTGGCCGCGGCCCTGCTGATGCTGCACCAGGGCCTGACCTGGCCGCGCACCCTGCAACGCAGCCTCGAGCGCACCCTCGGCACCCTGGCCGGCCTCGCCCTGGCCGGCGCCATCCTCTGGCTGCATCCGACCGGGCCATGGCTGGCGCTGGCGGTGATGGCGCTGCAGTTCACCATCGAGATGGTGGTGGTCCGCAACTACGCGCTGGCGGTGGTGTTCATCACCAGTGCGGCGCTGACCATCGCCAGTGGCGGCCAGGCCGTGGACGACATCCCCGGCATGCTGCTGGCGCGCGGCGTGGACACCGTGATCGGCTGTGCCTGCGCCCTGCTGGCCTTCCGCCTGCTGCCGCCGCGCGCCAATGCACGCACCGTGGCCTCGGAGATCGGCCAGTGCCTGCTGGCGATCCGGCGGGTCTGCCCACACCTGGAGCGCGGCGAGGTGACCACGCCGCAGGCGCGGATCGACCGCCGCGACCTGCAGCACCGCAGCTTCCTTCTCGAACAGGCGCTGGACCAGGCCCTGGACGGCTCGGCGGAGGAGCGCCGCAGCGCCAGTGAGCACTGGCCCGCGGTCGCCGCCTGCCAGCGCCTGGTCTACCGGGTGCTGGCCGCGTGCTGGGACCTGGAGCGGGAAGCGGAGGCCGAGGCGCCGGCGCCGGATGCGAGCACCCTCCCGCAGGCGCCCGCGGACGATCCGGGAAGCATGGCTGCGGCGGTCGAGGCCCTGTCCAGCCTGTCGCGCGCCTGGATCCACGGCGAGCCACCGCCGCGCCTGCCACACGCACTGCCCCCGCTGTTCGCCGGCGACCTGGGCGACCTGCACCGGTTCCTGCGACAGAAGCTCCGGGCCTCCTGA
- a CDS encoding DUF6404 family protein gives MDHEARVQALYRHLDKLGASRIDVVPPLWRLLWRFGFHLAPPPFQSFGFNAVLTGGSFAIALGLFLWWISPQSYPLPTFVGFMAFIGVAFGLAMATYARYLARRFQLGNWDDYGIEAGEDARAG, from the coding sequence ATGGACCACGAAGCCAGGGTGCAGGCGCTCTACCGCCACCTGGACAAGCTCGGTGCCAGCCGCATCGACGTCGTGCCGCCGCTCTGGCGGCTGTTGTGGCGGTTCGGCTTCCATCTCGCACCGCCGCCGTTCCAGTCTTTCGGTTTCAACGCGGTGCTGACCGGCGGTTCCTTCGCCATCGCGTTGGGGCTGTTCCTGTGGTGGATCTCCCCGCAGTCGTATCCCTTGCCGACATTCGTCGGCTTCATGGCTTTCATCGGCGTCGCGTTCGGCCTGGCGATGGCCACCTACGCCCGCTACCTGGCCCGCCGCTTCCAGCTGGGAAACTGGGACGACTACGGCATCGAAGCTGGGGAGGACGCGCGCGCTGGCTAG